Sequence from the [Clostridium] scindens genome:
AGCTGCTGATCACCTATCTGGTAAATCTCAACTTTAAGAAATCAAGCTTGATTGAGAGAATCAGGTTTGCAGAATAAAGGATAGAAAGGAAAGGGATGAATCCTCTTGGAGGGCTTCATCCCTTTCCTTATTTACAATTTAGGGTAATCGTAAAAGATTAAGAATGGTATCACGTACCTGCCGCACCTGGGGCGAGAGGCTATGATCCTTTGCGGATATCAGCGCCAGTTCCCAGTGCACCTCTTCTGCTGGAAGCGGGACGATCCTGTAATTGTCTGGCTGACGGTCCTCAATAAAAGAATCAATGGCGATGCCGATCACTTCCAGGTCCGGACAGACTCGTATCATATTTTCTACCATAACCGCCGTATCGTAGATCATCGGCTCAAAGCCGTGGAGGCGGCAGCGTTCGCAGAAATAATGGAAGATTCGGAACTGGCGGCTTATCAGCATCAGGGGATAGGGGCGCAGGTCATCAAGCCTTATGAGCGGCTTGCCGTATAATGGATGGCCGTCAGGAACCAGCGCGCATACTGCGGAAGTATGCAAAATATCCGAGTTGAATTTGACGGCATCCACAGGCCCTGAAGTCAAGACAAGATCATAGATATGATCGTACACATTTTCCTCGCACTGTAAATCCCACGATTCGATATAACTGATGGAGAAGTCCGGATATTTTTCCTGGAGAATTTTAAGCAAAGGGAGATTGAGTACCTGGTAGACGCCCAGTGTAGTGCCTAGGATAACTTCCTTTTTGTTAAGTTCGGAGAGGTCTTTTCTTAGCAAGGCATACTCTTCAGTGATTATCTGCGCATGCTTTTTCAGGATTTCTCCGGACGCAGTCAGGATCAGCCCTTCGGGAGTACGGACAAAAAGCGCGCACTGAAGTTCATCCTCCAGTTTTTTGATGGCTTTGCTGACTCCCTGGGGAGAGATGTATAAAAGTTCCGCGGCTTTTGAAAAACTGCAAGTTTTGCAGACAGTCAGAAAATATAAAAA
This genomic interval carries:
- a CDS encoding LysR family transcriptional regulator codes for the protein MNPTSFLYFLTVCKTCSFSKAAELLYISPQGVSKAIKKLEDELQCALFVRTPEGLILTASGEILKKHAQIITEEYALLRKDLSELNKKEVILGTTLGVYQVLNLPLLKILQEKYPDFSISYIESWDLQCEENVYDHIYDLVLTSGPVDAVKFNSDILHTSAVCALVPDGHPLYGKPLIRLDDLRPYPLMLISRQFRIFHYFCERCRLHGFEPMIYDTAVMVENMIRVCPDLEVIGIAIDSFIEDRQPDNYRIVPLPAEEVHWELALISAKDHSLSPQVRQVRDTILNLLRLP